The nucleotide sequence TCATTACTTCTTCTACGGCCTTCAATGTACCTCCTACAAGGAAAGCACTGGCTTCATGCATGTTAGGGAAGATGGGCGTGTCCTCTGTTCCTATTCCATAATTTTCCGAAGTTTCTGAGGATAACTCCCCTTTTCCTGCTAATTTGACAGCGTTTACAAAATCGCTGTAATGAATGGAACAAAGCTCTTCATCTGTCGCCATTCGAGGAGAAATTATATCTTGGTCGCCAATAGCGCCCATACTTTTTAAAAGGTCCACTGTTAGCTTTAAGCGAAATTGATTAAAGGGGTGCTCCTTTGAAAAACAATAAGAAAGCAATTCATCAGAATATACAAAAACAGCATTTTTCATGAGGTAACACCTGGCATGTTAGGCCACAAAACAATATGACCCTCTTTTTTCAAACTATGTAATAAAGGCAGCGGATTCATCGTTTGAATACGAAATACTAGTATTTTATATTTTTCATCCTCGGAATCAGGGTACACAAGGACGCTATGAATATTAACGTTGTGCTCGTTTAAAATGCGGACGACGTTAAATAACATGCCAGCCTTGTTTTGCACTTTTACTTCAAAATGAGAACCAGGCTGATGTGCTCCAGTTAGCTCGATTAAAGTGTGTAGTAAATCCGTTTCAGTTATAATACCCACAAGCTTATCTTCTTTAACAATAGGTAGGCAGCTTATTTGGTATTCATAAAAGAGGGCAGCCACTTCTTCAACAAAATCAAGAGGGTGGCCAGTAATGACATTTGTTGTCATAATTTGCTTGAGTGGTTTTTTAAATTCTTCA is from Bacillus spongiae and encodes:
- a CDS encoding acetoin utilization AcuB family protein translates to MIVEQVMKTNITVLTPEDTIQKAIEVMRAHSIRHIPICTANKLVGIISDRDVKEATPSTFNKHSVEEFKKPLKQIMTTNVITGHPLDFVEEVAALFYEYQISCLPIVKEDKLVGIITETDLLHTLIELTGAHQPGSHFEVKVQNKAGMLFNVVRILNEHNVNIHSVLVYPDSEDEKYKILVFRIQTMNPLPLLHSLKKEGHIVLWPNMPGVTS